In Juglans microcarpa x Juglans regia isolate MS1-56 chromosome 4S, Jm3101_v1.0, whole genome shotgun sequence, a single window of DNA contains:
- the LOC121263338 gene encoding protein RADIALIS-like 3: protein MDDFPNVLCGWSWEENKLFELALAVVDEQDRNRWEVVAAMVGGNKSAEDVQKHYVTLLEDLQIIESGKLDHKLGETQPCVEVDSQSICWSDEDNTLLVRLDIN from the exons ATGGATGATTTTCCCAACGTTTTGTGTGGGTGGAGCTGGGAGGAGAACAAGTTGTTTGAGCTGGCTTTGGCAGTGGTTGATGAACAGGACCGAAATCGGTGGGAAGTGGTTGCAGCCATGGTTGGGGGCAACAAAAGTGCAGAGGATGTCCAGAAACATTATGTGACCCTTTTGGAGGATTTGCAGATTATAGAATCTGGAAAGCTGGACCATAAACTGGGGGAAACTCAGCCCTGTGTGGAAGTTGATTCTCAATCCATATGTTGGAGTGATGAAGATAACAC CCTGCTCGTTAGATTAGACATAAACTGA